One genomic window of Geoanaerobacter pelophilus includes the following:
- a CDS encoding heavy metal translocating P-type ATPase: MTPPHATLELNIVGMDCPNCAGHFEGVVKRIAGVTKVTTLLADRKAVVLFDPAKTTSASIREYIETAGYSIIVEGDEEALEAESAEQPIQPIAQVGRQEQLHIENMDCPTEEALIRNKLKGFPGVTGLEFNLLQRNLIISHTLPSLDSVIVALKAIGMQVGTVDKPDELPEVEKTNWWPLIVSGAAAVGAEIIEMLSSGHHWLTLLLVLAAILTGGLETYKKGWIALRNRNLNMNALMSIAVTGALCIGQWPEAAMVMFLFALAELIEIKSLDRARNAIRGLMAMTPESATVQLADGTWSEVPAANVVLDSIVRVRPGERIALDGVVIDGNSTVDQAPITGESLPVEKGPGEPVFAGTINQAGSFQFKVTAGAKDSTLTRIIHAVEAAQGSRAPTQRFVDQFARVYTPVVFAVALAVAVIPPLAFGGVWFEWIYKSLVLLVIACPCALVISTPVTIVSGLAAAARHGILIKGGVYLEEGRKLAWLALDKTGTITHGKPAQTDFEPLDGTDPQEVRCFAASLANRSDHPVSNAIAVAAEADGIMSREVTEFSALAGRGVIGRVGERMYFLGNPRLMTENGFNEPRLSARIADLERQGKSVVLLASVEKPLALFGVADTIKESSRDAIAELHRLGVRTMMLSGDNQHTAESIARKVGIDEVRAGLLPEDKLKIIETFQGNGGTVGMVGDGINDAPALARADVGFAMGAAGTDTAIETADVALMDDDLRKVALFVQLSRTTSAILRQNISLALGIKAVFLGLTIMGHATMWMAVFADMGASLLVVANGLRLLRK; the protein is encoded by the coding sequence ATGACCCCTCCACATGCAACTCTTGAACTAAATATTGTTGGAATGGATTGTCCCAACTGCGCTGGGCATTTTGAGGGAGTCGTAAAAAGAATTGCCGGTGTCACCAAGGTAACAACATTGCTTGCTGACCGTAAGGCAGTAGTGCTTTTTGACCCGGCAAAAACCACATCTGCTTCGATTCGAGAGTATATCGAGACTGCAGGTTATTCCATTATTGTCGAGGGTGATGAAGAGGCGCTTGAGGCAGAGAGTGCCGAACAACCGATACAACCCATTGCTCAGGTAGGTCGCCAGGAGCAATTGCACATCGAAAACATGGACTGCCCGACCGAAGAAGCGCTGATCCGCAATAAATTGAAGGGATTCCCCGGCGTGACGGGACTCGAATTTAACCTCTTACAGCGGAACCTGATCATTTCCCACACCCTGCCATCACTGGATTCGGTGATAGTTGCCCTGAAAGCAATCGGCATGCAGGTCGGGACAGTGGATAAGCCTGACGAATTGCCCGAAGTTGAAAAGACCAATTGGTGGCCATTGATTGTTTCGGGTGCTGCCGCTGTTGGTGCCGAAATCATCGAGATGCTGAGTAGCGGCCATCACTGGCTGACACTCCTCCTGGTTCTTGCCGCCATTTTGACCGGTGGCCTGGAGACCTACAAAAAGGGGTGGATTGCGCTACGCAACCGCAACCTGAATATGAATGCCCTCATGTCCATTGCGGTGACCGGCGCATTGTGCATTGGTCAGTGGCCAGAGGCAGCCATGGTCATGTTCCTGTTCGCTTTGGCAGAACTGATCGAAATCAAGTCTCTTGACCGAGCCCGCAACGCTATCAGAGGTCTGATGGCCATGACCCCGGAAAGTGCAACAGTACAGCTTGCCGACGGCACCTGGAGCGAGGTCCCAGCTGCAAATGTTGTGTTGGACAGCATCGTGCGCGTCAGGCCAGGTGAGCGGATTGCCCTGGATGGGGTTGTGATTGATGGAAACTCAACGGTTGATCAGGCACCAATCACCGGTGAAAGCCTGCCGGTGGAGAAGGGACCGGGTGAACCGGTCTTTGCCGGCACCATCAACCAGGCCGGCTCGTTCCAGTTCAAAGTTACGGCGGGCGCCAAGGATTCGACGCTTACCCGGATCATCCATGCCGTCGAGGCTGCACAGGGAAGCCGTGCCCCGACCCAGCGGTTCGTCGACCAGTTTGCCCGGGTTTATACTCCGGTGGTATTTGCGGTGGCGTTGGCGGTGGCGGTTATTCCTCCGCTGGCCTTTGGTGGGGTGTGGTTTGAGTGGATTTATAAATCATTGGTACTGTTGGTCATTGCCTGCCCCTGTGCCCTGGTGATTTCGACACCGGTAACTATTGTCAGCGGCCTTGCTGCTGCGGCACGACACGGCATCCTGATCAAGGGTGGAGTCTATCTGGAGGAAGGGCGCAAGCTTGCCTGGTTGGCGCTGGACAAGACTGGCACCATCACTCACGGCAAGCCGGCGCAGACCGACTTTGAGCCGTTGGACGGAACTGATCCACAAGAAGTACGTTGTTTTGCTGCAAGCCTGGCCAATCGTTCCGATCATCCGGTTTCCAACGCCATTGCTGTGGCCGCCGAAGCTGACGGCATCATGTCACGGGAAGTGACGGAATTTTCTGCCCTGGCGGGCCGGGGTGTCATTGGGCGTGTCGGGGAACGGATGTATTTCCTGGGGAATCCCCGCTTGATGACGGAAAATGGCTTCAATGAGCCCCGTTTGTCTGCCCGGATTGCCGACTTGGAACGCCAGGGGAAAAGTGTAGTTCTATTGGCCAGTGTAGAAAAACCGCTGGCTCTGTTCGGTGTCGCGGACACGATCAAGGAGTCCAGTCGTGACGCCATCGCTGAACTGCACCGACTTGGTGTACGCACCATGATGCTCTCGGGTGATAACCAGCACACTGCCGAATCCATCGCCCGTAAAGTGGGTATTGATGAAGTACGGGCCGGCCTGTTGCCGGAAGACAAACTGAAAATCATTGAGACGTTTCAGGGGAATGGCGGTACCGTCGGGATGGTGGGAGACGGCATCAATGATGCGCCGGCCCTGGCGCGTGCCGATGTCGGATTCGCCATGGGGGCAGCCGGTACGGATACCGCCATCGAGACCGCCGATGTGGCGCTGATGGATGACGACCTGCGTAAAGTGGCTCTTTTCGTACAACTATCCCGCACCACTTCGGCAATTCTCAGGCAGAACATAAGCCTGGCGCTAGGGATCAAGGCGGTCTTTCTCGGGTTGACGATTATGGGGCATGCCACCATGTGGATGGCAGTATTCGCCGACATGGGGGCGAGTCTACTTGTTGTCGCCAATGGTCTGCGTCTGCTGCGCAAATAG
- a CDS encoding DUF302 domain-containing protein, protein MDLNTAYAFGKTVDMPYGEAEQKVREELAKEGFGVLTEIDVRRKFAEKLQKEFREYIILGACNPPLAYEALTREVDLGTLLPCNVVIYTRDDYKTAVMIMDPVAALSLIGNPEMVEFAKKVAEKMRRVLAAL, encoded by the coding sequence ATGGACTTGAATACAGCATATGCATTTGGAAAAACAGTGGACATGCCGTACGGCGAAGCTGAACAGAAGGTGCGTGAGGAATTGGCAAAGGAAGGTTTCGGAGTGCTCACCGAAATTGATGTCAGGAGAAAATTTGCCGAAAAACTTCAGAAGGAATTCCGTGAGTATATCATTCTCGGCGCTTGCAACCCGCCCCTGGCCTATGAAGCACTGACTCGGGAAGTTGATCTTGGGACGCTTCTCCCATGCAACGTCGTGATCTATACCAGAGATGATTACAAGACAGCAGTTATGATCATGGACCCGGTTGCGGCGCTTTCCCTGATTGGTAACCCGGAGATGGTTGAGTTTGCGAAGAAGGTCGCAGAAAAGATGCGGCGGGTGCTTGCTGCTTTGTAA
- the ccsB gene encoding c-type cytochrome biogenesis protein CcsB, whose translation MTSSLLFNITTLLYLASMLAFFAAIVNRTKLFFGAAGSYIAFGGLLLQTIAIGLRWKESYTLGIGHAPLSNLYESVVFFSWTIVLIYGILDLKYRYRVIGAFVMPFALLGMAWAQLGMKSGIEPLVPALQSNWLLYHVITCFLGYAAFAVACGISIMYLIREKHDKVAQANEQSIVATFPPSRVLDDLNYKSIMIGFPLLTLGIVTGAAWANYAWGTYWSWDPKETWSLIVWFIYAAFLHARITRGWAGRRAAWLSIIGFAATIFCYLGVNLLLSGLHSYGG comes from the coding sequence ATGACCAGTTCACTCCTGTTCAACATAACTACATTGTTGTATCTCGCGTCCATGCTGGCGTTCTTTGCCGCCATAGTCAATCGTACCAAGCTGTTCTTCGGCGCTGCAGGAAGCTACATTGCCTTTGGCGGCCTGCTTCTGCAAACAATCGCCATCGGCCTGCGCTGGAAAGAATCCTATACACTCGGCATCGGCCATGCCCCGCTTTCCAACCTGTATGAGTCAGTTGTCTTCTTTTCCTGGACGATCGTTCTCATTTACGGAATACTCGACCTGAAGTACAGATATCGGGTCATCGGCGCTTTTGTCATGCCCTTTGCCCTGTTAGGAATGGCCTGGGCGCAGCTGGGGATGAAAAGCGGAATCGAACCGCTGGTGCCGGCATTGCAGAGTAATTGGCTTCTGTATCATGTCATTACTTGCTTCCTGGGATACGCAGCCTTTGCCGTTGCCTGCGGTATCTCCATCATGTATCTGATTCGCGAAAAGCATGACAAAGTCGCACAAGCCAACGAACAGAGCATTGTCGCCACGTTTCCGCCGAGCCGGGTGCTTGACGACCTGAACTACAAGTCGATCATGATCGGCTTCCCTTTACTGACTCTGGGGATCGTCACCGGCGCCGCCTGGGCAAACTACGCCTGGGGAACTTACTGGAGTTGGGACCCGAAAGAAACCTGGTCGCTGATTGTCTGGTTCATCTACGCGGCCTTCCTCCATGCCCGCATTACCCGAGGCTGGGCCGGACGGAGAGCTGCCTGGCTTTCGATCATCGGCTTTGCCGCGACCATATTCTGTTATCTCGGGGTGAATCTGCTTCTTTCAGGGCTTCACAGCTACGGTGGGTAG
- the resB gene encoding cytochrome c biogenesis protein ResB yields MTTNEQSGIRPIWDFFCSLKLTMFTLITLAIISIIGTIIPQGSPPPEYLQSISQTKLKLYNVLGFFDMYHSWWFILLLSLLSINLIACSIKRLPGIWKTITQPVMVMGDSLEKTLSNLTIIETRGDSSTIRDRVAAVMKTEFADPVITEEGGAFHLFAQKAPWSRLAVYAVHLSVLVIFIGAIIGSLFGYKGFVNIVEGESVGKVMSRSNKEIDLGFAVRCEKFSVAHYPNGAPKEFKSILTVLENGKPVAGFDRVPVIVNDPLSYKGITFYQSSYGKLGEHEFIISDPDGKNPQPLRIQSGGSAKLPDGSGICLQETTQDVSPFQPGVTGPAAQVEVHMANGGNKTFVIYGNNAAMNRMNLSYTGGKLVQYSGGEEFMYTGLQVAKDPGVWTVWLGCTLMMVGIYIAFFMSHRRVWVRVQNGTVTVGGNSSKNQGGFHLFMEQLVTKLKKQLPLEDNQ; encoded by the coding sequence GTGACAACTAATGAACAATCAGGAATCCGACCCATCTGGGATTTCTTCTGCTCACTTAAACTTACCATGTTTACTCTCATCACCCTGGCAATCATCTCAATCATCGGGACGATCATCCCACAAGGATCGCCACCTCCGGAATATCTTCAGTCCATCAGTCAGACCAAACTGAAGCTCTACAATGTTCTCGGTTTTTTCGATATGTACCACTCATGGTGGTTTATTCTGCTGCTTTCCCTGCTGTCAATAAACCTGATTGCCTGCTCAATCAAGCGGCTCCCCGGTATCTGGAAAACGATCACTCAGCCGGTAATGGTCATGGGCGACAGCCTTGAAAAAACCTTGTCAAACCTCACGATCATCGAGACAAGGGGGGATTCTTCAACAATTAGAGATCGGGTCGCCGCTGTTATGAAGACGGAATTTGCCGATCCGGTGATCACCGAAGAGGGCGGAGCTTTTCATCTGTTCGCTCAGAAGGCGCCTTGGTCACGACTTGCCGTGTATGCAGTTCACTTGAGCGTGCTCGTCATATTTATCGGAGCAATCATCGGATCTCTTTTCGGCTATAAGGGGTTTGTCAACATTGTTGAAGGGGAGAGTGTCGGCAAGGTTATGTCCCGTTCAAACAAAGAAATTGATCTCGGTTTTGCGGTGCGCTGTGAAAAGTTCAGTGTTGCCCATTATCCTAACGGCGCGCCCAAAGAGTTCAAGAGTATTCTGACTGTGCTGGAAAACGGCAAGCCGGTAGCGGGGTTCGACCGGGTGCCGGTCATCGTCAATGACCCTCTGTCCTACAAAGGAATCACCTTCTACCAATCCAGCTATGGAAAACTTGGAGAGCACGAGTTTATCATCAGCGATCCTGATGGAAAAAACCCGCAGCCCCTCCGCATTCAAAGCGGCGGTTCTGCAAAACTCCCCGACGGCAGCGGCATCTGCCTCCAGGAAACAACTCAGGATGTCTCCCCCTTTCAGCCCGGAGTAACCGGCCCTGCGGCACAGGTTGAAGTGCATATGGCAAACGGCGGTAATAAGACGTTCGTCATTTATGGGAACAATGCCGCCATGAACCGGATGAACCTCTCGTATACCGGCGGCAAGCTTGTGCAGTACAGCGGGGGAGAAGAGTTCATGTACACCGGGCTGCAGGTGGCAAAGGACCCTGGCGTTTGGACCGTCTGGCTCGGCTGTACCCTGATGATGGTGGGAATCTACATCGCTTTCTTCATGTCGCATCGCCGTGTCTGGGTGCGCGTCCAGAATGGAACTGTGACTGTCGGGGGTAATAGCAGCAAGAACCAGGGAGGGTTTCACCTTTTCATGGAGCAACTGGTGACAAAGCTCAAAAAACAGCTCCCCTTGGAGGATAACCAATGA
- a CDS encoding P-II family nitrogen regulator translates to MKEIKAIIRPAKLRDIAEELHAIDGMPGVTVSEIKGFGKGKAKNAKDKILYEMVDFIPRVKLEVVVDDEMVDEVVNVIQKYAHTGNTGDGKIFISTIDDVVKIRTNERGKDAI, encoded by the coding sequence ATGAAAGAGATAAAAGCAATCATTCGGCCAGCAAAATTACGGGATATTGCCGAGGAACTTCACGCCATTGATGGGATGCCCGGTGTGACGGTTTCGGAAATCAAGGGATTCGGCAAGGGTAAAGCAAAAAACGCGAAAGACAAAATTCTCTACGAAATGGTGGACTTCATCCCTCGTGTCAAACTGGAGGTCGTCGTGGATGACGAAATGGTCGATGAAGTTGTTAATGTGATCCAGAAATATGCCCACACCGGCAATACGGGTGATGGGAAGATATTCATATCAACAATTGATGACGTAGTGAAGATCAGGACGAATGAACGGGGTAAAGATGCCATATAA
- a CDS encoding efflux RND transporter permease subunit, whose product MLEKLIAYTLKQRGMVIFFALMIVAFGFYSYIKLPIDAFPDVTNIQVEVVSHADGLSAVEIERNVTYPIEMAMRGLPNIEQMRSVTKFGLSIVTIVFKDNVDIYFARQLVFERLAEAREKVPKGVQVAMGPIGTAMGEIYQYTLEGKAPQDPEQKRAYLTNLRTMQEWVITPQLKSVAGVNEINSFGGYFKQYQVLVSPEKLVKYGVTVDDVYTAIGSNNSNVGGNVLERGTDQYIVRGVGLIQSISDIENIVLKSQGGTPTYLRDVAQVKVGEAVRMGAAIKNGADETVGGIVMMLRGENSRDVVARVAAKVKEINESNMLPDGVKMVPYYDRSDIVKASVGTVNKALIEGSILVLIVLYLLLNSIRGSIVVLLALPLSLLATFIVMKLAGITANLMSLGGLAISIGMIIDTTIIQVENVQRHLSEEGHLHPKLTTVLKAVMEVRKPSIFGELIIALTFIPILTLEGIEGKMFGPLAITVAIALLSSLLLSIFIIPVLCSLFLKPEEEKDSRIMAYAKSQYLPMLEYALDKKKVVIGIAGGLLVVSLFLVTRLGSEFIPIMDEGSFDMDIIMLPGVSLAKSLEVNQQAAAKLKKFDELDVVVGRIGQTGVALDTRGVDKTGYVGVFKPKSEWKRDISKETLTNEMREALETIPGISFGFSQPIQCRIDELVAGTRAQLILKLFGEDLGVLNDKSAEIAKVLSTVRGGTDLNTEKVSGQPYLTVTIDRAKIARYGLNISDVQNVIEIAVAGKAASTFYEVNRGFDITVRLPEEKRNSLETIKNLLITTKAGMNIPLEQLAEVKMVQGPVQISRQDGVRRIGIEMNVTGRDMGSFVAEAKAKIKEQVKLPAGYYLTWGGQFENQQRAMKKLMIIGPVAIGLILLLLYVTFRSMRLALLVISNLPFALIGGIFSLFLSGQYLSVPASVGFIVLFGVAVLNGLVMVSRISQLRDEGLELGEAIRKGAIDRLRPVLMTASIAIFSLMPMLLATGTGSEIQKPLATVVVGGLITSTLLTLLIIPAVYGWFEKRKTEEEM is encoded by the coding sequence ATGCTGGAAAAACTCATTGCCTATACCTTGAAGCAGAGAGGAATGGTCATCTTCTTCGCGCTGATGATCGTTGCTTTCGGCTTCTACTCGTACATCAAATTGCCCATTGACGCCTTCCCGGATGTAACCAACATCCAGGTGGAAGTGGTCAGCCATGCCGACGGCCTGTCGGCGGTCGAAATCGAACGGAATGTCACTTATCCGATAGAAATGGCCATGCGCGGCCTGCCGAACATCGAGCAGATGCGCTCGGTGACCAAGTTCGGCCTCTCCATTGTCACGATTGTCTTCAAGGACAATGTGGATATCTACTTTGCCCGCCAACTGGTGTTCGAGCGGCTGGCCGAGGCGCGGGAAAAGGTGCCGAAAGGTGTTCAGGTCGCCATGGGGCCCATCGGCACCGCCATGGGGGAGATCTACCAGTACACCCTTGAAGGGAAAGCGCCCCAGGACCCGGAACAGAAACGGGCGTACCTGACCAACCTGCGCACCATGCAGGAATGGGTCATTACCCCCCAGTTGAAGAGCGTCGCCGGGGTTAATGAAATCAACTCCTTCGGTGGCTACTTCAAGCAGTATCAGGTGTTGGTATCACCGGAGAAACTGGTGAAATACGGCGTCACAGTTGATGACGTTTATACCGCCATCGGCAGCAACAACAGCAACGTCGGAGGCAATGTCCTGGAACGGGGCACGGACCAGTACATCGTGCGTGGAGTCGGCCTGATCCAGAGCATTAGCGACATCGAAAACATCGTCCTCAAATCGCAGGGGGGAACTCCTACTTACCTGCGGGATGTGGCGCAGGTCAAGGTCGGAGAAGCGGTCCGCATGGGTGCTGCCATCAAGAACGGCGCCGACGAGACAGTCGGCGGCATCGTCATGATGCTGCGGGGCGAAAACAGCCGCGACGTGGTTGCCCGGGTGGCGGCCAAGGTCAAGGAGATCAACGAGAGCAACATGCTGCCGGACGGGGTCAAGATGGTCCCCTATTACGACCGCAGCGACATCGTCAAGGCCAGTGTCGGCACGGTTAACAAGGCGCTCATCGAGGGTTCCATCCTCGTGTTGATCGTCCTCTACCTGCTGCTGAACAGCATCCGGGGAAGCATCGTCGTGCTGCTGGCGCTGCCGCTGTCGCTGCTGGCAACATTCATCGTCATGAAACTGGCCGGCATCACCGCCAACCTGATGTCCCTTGGCGGTCTGGCCATCTCCATCGGCATGATCATCGACACTACCATCATCCAGGTGGAGAACGTGCAGCGCCATCTGAGCGAAGAAGGGCACCTTCACCCCAAGCTCACCACGGTGCTCAAGGCGGTCATGGAGGTCAGAAAGCCGAGCATCTTCGGCGAACTGATCATCGCCCTGACCTTCATCCCGATCCTGACCCTGGAGGGGATCGAAGGGAAGATGTTCGGCCCGCTGGCCATTACCGTGGCCATTGCCCTGCTTTCCTCCCTGCTGCTCTCGATCTTTATCATCCCGGTGCTCTGCAGCCTGTTTCTCAAGCCGGAGGAGGAAAAAGACAGCAGGATCATGGCCTATGCCAAGAGCCAGTATCTGCCGATGCTGGAGTATGCACTGGACAAGAAAAAAGTCGTCATCGGCATTGCCGGCGGATTGCTGGTGGTCTCGCTGTTCCTGGTGACCAGGCTGGGTTCGGAGTTTATCCCGATCATGGACGAAGGCTCCTTTGACATGGATATTATCATGCTGCCCGGTGTCTCCCTGGCCAAGTCACTGGAGGTCAATCAGCAGGCTGCCGCCAAGCTGAAGAAGTTTGACGAGCTGGATGTGGTCGTCGGCCGCATCGGCCAGACCGGCGTCGCCCTGGATACCCGTGGCGTGGACAAGACCGGCTATGTGGGGGTGTTCAAGCCGAAGAGTGAATGGAAACGGGATATTTCCAAGGAAACACTGACCAACGAGATGCGCGAGGCGCTGGAAACCATCCCGGGAATCAGCTTCGGCTTCAGCCAGCCGATCCAGTGCCGCATCGACGAACTGGTGGCCGGCACTCGTGCCCAGTTGATTCTCAAGCTGTTTGGCGAAGATCTCGGTGTCTTGAATGATAAATCGGCCGAAATCGCCAAGGTTCTCTCCACCGTCCGGGGAGGGACGGACCTGAACACGGAAAAAGTCTCGGGCCAGCCGTACCTGACCGTCACCATCGACCGGGCAAAAATCGCCCGCTATGGCCTTAACATCAGCGACGTGCAGAATGTGATCGAAATAGCGGTGGCCGGCAAGGCTGCTTCCACCTTCTATGAGGTAAACCGGGGCTTTGACATAACCGTCCGGCTGCCGGAGGAAAAACGGAACTCGCTGGAGACCATCAAGAATCTGCTGATCACCACCAAAGCCGGGATGAACATTCCGTTGGAACAATTGGCGGAGGTGAAGATGGTGCAAGGCCCGGTACAGATCAGCCGTCAGGACGGCGTTCGCAGGATCGGCATCGAGATGAACGTCACCGGCCGGGACATGGGCAGCTTTGTGGCCGAGGCGAAAGCAAAGATCAAGGAGCAGGTCAAACTGCCGGCCGGCTACTACCTGACCTGGGGCGGTCAGTTCGAGAACCAGCAGCGGGCCATGAAGAAACTGATGATCATCGGCCCGGTGGCCATCGGCCTGATCCTGCTGCTGCTCTACGTCACCTTCCGCTCCATGCGCCTGGCGCTGCTGGTTATTTCCAACCTGCCGTTCGCCCTGATCGGCGGGATTTTCTCCCTGTTCCTCTCCGGCCAGTATCTCTCGGTCCCGGCGTCGGTCGGCTTTATCGTCCTCTTCGGGGTGGCAGTGCTGAATGGACTGGTAATGGTATCGCGCATATCGCAGCTCAGGGATGAGGGGCTGGAACTGGGTGAGGCCATCAGAAAAGGGGCCATTGATCGTCTGCGACCGGTGCTGATGACCGCATCCATCGCCATCTTCAGCCTTATGCCTATGCTTCTGGCCACTGGTACCGGTTCGGAGATCCAGAAGCCGCTGGCAACGGTTGTAGTAGGTGGCCTGATCACCTCGACCTTGCTGACCCTGCTGATCATCCCGGCGGTGTATGGATGGTTTGAAAAGCGTAAAACCGAAGAGGAAATGTAG
- a CDS encoding efflux RND transporter periplasmic adaptor subunit, with protein MNKKAIIIGLILALALGGGVAYRLTHSTTGGGEKAEHNEAGHKDEKGGHDEGKEKKEGHEGHDEHGEEKVVKMSAEVQKQSGVVVAPAKKQRLAGVISATGKVEANADKIAHVSPRISGKIVSVKSSLGDSVAAGQVLVTIDSVELGEALNRYHQSKTKFTLAQSNMDRIKALVEKKIAARKEILQAETDYKTTQTELHTDEERLSLFGVSVADLKDDHHKKPLLPVRSPISGIITEKHAIVGELADPSKSLYTVADLSSVWVLVDIHEKDLAKVRRGQTTTVIVGAFPDQKFRGRITYLADLVDEATRTVKARVEVPNPGRKLKPEMFATVELAIAADTPPVLSVPEEAVQELDGKKLIFVAEKETEFEPRAVGLGRTVGGMVEVVSGLKEGERYAVKGAFTLKSELKKEELEGDEH; from the coding sequence GTGAACAAGAAAGCTATCATCATCGGACTCATCCTGGCCTTGGCCCTGGGGGGCGGCGTTGCCTACCGGCTGACCCATTCCACAACCGGGGGCGGAGAAAAAGCCGAACATAATGAAGCCGGCCATAAGGACGAAAAAGGTGGTCACGACGAAGGGAAGGAAAAGAAGGAAGGGCATGAAGGACACGACGAACACGGCGAGGAGAAAGTCGTCAAGATGTCCGCCGAGGTGCAGAAGCAGAGCGGTGTGGTCGTTGCTCCGGCCAAGAAACAGCGCCTGGCCGGCGTCATCAGCGCCACCGGCAAGGTGGAGGCCAATGCCGACAAAATTGCCCATGTCTCGCCGCGCATTTCCGGCAAGATTGTCAGCGTCAAGTCCTCCCTGGGGGACAGCGTGGCTGCCGGCCAGGTGCTGGTGACCATTGACAGTGTCGAGCTGGGTGAAGCGCTCAACCGCTACCATCAATCAAAGACGAAGTTCACCCTGGCCCAGTCCAACATGGATCGGATCAAGGCCCTGGTGGAGAAGAAAATTGCGGCCCGCAAGGAGATCCTCCAGGCCGAAACCGACTACAAGACCACCCAGACCGAACTGCATACCGACGAGGAGCGGCTCTCATTGTTTGGCGTCTCTGTGGCAGACCTGAAAGACGATCATCACAAGAAACCGCTCCTGCCGGTCCGCTCTCCCATTAGTGGCATCATCACGGAGAAACATGCCATCGTCGGCGAGCTTGCCGACCCGTCCAAGAGCCTCTATACCGTGGCGGACCTGTCATCGGTCTGGGTGCTGGTGGATATCCACGAAAAGGACCTGGCCAAGGTCCGCCGGGGACAGACGACAACCGTCATCGTCGGCGCCTTTCCCGATCAGAAGTTTCGCGGTCGGATAACCTATCTTGCCGACCTGGTTGACGAGGCTACCCGCACGGTCAAGGCACGGGTCGAAGTGCCCAATCCGGGCCGCAAGCTGAAACCGGAGATGTTCGCTACCGTCGAACTGGCGATTGCCGCCGACACGCCGCCGGTGCTGTCGGTGCCGGAAGAAGCCGTACAGGAGCTGGACGGCAAGAAGCTGATCTTTGTCGCCGAGAAGGAGACCGAGTTCGAACCGAGGGCCGTGGGTTTGGGACGGACTGTGGGCGGCATGGTGGAGGTGGTTTCCGGCCTCAAGGAAGGGGAACGCTATGCCGTCAAGGGGGCGTTCACTCTGAAGTCGGAACTGAAGAAGGAAGAACTAGAGGGCGACGAACACTGA